A single region of the Vagococcus teuberi genome encodes:
- a CDS encoding ISL3 family transposase, translated as MSYSQTIKDILNILDLNIIFNENCLSTRKIKGVFSRVFEGFLDETPECCPHCEEKDTHIIKWGYTASLIKVPAISEYVTYVQLKKRRFLCKDCKSTFVLDTPFVSRNNSISNNLKRLVAKKLTSKQSMSDISKQANVSTSTVYRVLKEWYQPIQKYSYSLLAVLCFDEFKSVKKVAGSMSFIIIDGDTKELIDILPDRRLPKIEKYFNGFSLSNREQVKYVVSDIYQPYIILTKRLFPNAKVVLDKFHLVQHIGRAFQKIRIRIMNQLKHKDNGIIYRRIKKYWKLLQKSYGKLDFIQQQWHSSFKTYLSEKELLERLLTYNAELTDAYNIYQQILRAFQTKDYSLFVDLINQKTLFQEYRL; from the coding sequence TAAAGGGAGTTTTCTCTAGAGTATTTGAAGGTTTTTTAGATGAAACACCAGAATGTTGTCCTCATTGCGAAGAAAAGGATACACACATTATTAAGTGGGGATATACTGCTAGTTTAATTAAAGTTCCTGCTATTTCTGAATATGTTACATATGTTCAATTAAAGAAACGTCGTTTCTTGTGCAAAGATTGTAAATCGACATTTGTTTTAGATACGCCTTTTGTTTCTAGAAACAATTCTATTTCTAACAATTTAAAACGTCTTGTTGCTAAAAAACTAACTTCTAAACAATCTATGAGTGACATTTCAAAACAAGCAAACGTTTCTACTTCAACTGTTTATCGGGTACTTAAAGAATGGTATCAACCCATTCAGAAATATAGTTATTCCTTACTAGCTGTCCTTTGTTTTGATGAGTTTAAATCTGTCAAAAAAGTAGCTGGATCTATGAGTTTTATTATAATAGATGGTGACACTAAGGAGTTAATTGATATTTTACCTGATCGAAGATTACCTAAGATCGAGAAATACTTTAACGGATTCTCTTTATCTAACAGAGAACAAGTGAAGTATGTTGTTTCTGATATTTATCAACCCTACATCATTTTAACTAAGAGACTTTTCCCTAACGCTAAAGTCGTTTTAGATAAATTTCATCTAGTTCAACACATTGGTAGAGCTTTTCAAAAAATACGAATTAGAATAATGAATCAATTAAAGCATAAAGATAATGGAATTATTTATAGACGAATAAAAAAATATTGGAAATTACTTCAAAAAAGTTATGGCAAACTAGACTTTATTCAACAACAATGGCACTCTTCATTTAAAACGTATCTTTCTGAAAAAGAATTACTTGAACGCCTACTTACTTACAATGCTGAACTTACAGATGCCTATAATATTTATCAACAGATTTTAAGAGCTTTTCAAACAAAAGATTATTCTTTATTTGTAGATTTAATCAATCAAAAAACTCTTTTTCAAGAGTACAGACTGTAG
- the tagD gene encoding glycerol-3-phosphate cytidylyltransferase translates to MRKVITYGTFDLLHYGHINLLRRAKEQGDYLIVALSTDEFNWDEKQKKCYFSYEKRKMLLEAIRYVDLVIPEESWNQKMTDIEEFKVDVFVMGDDWKGKFDFVKETGADVVYLERTPEISTTQIKKDLNKR, encoded by the coding sequence GTGAGAAAAGTTATTACATATGGTACATTTGATTTATTACACTACGGACATATTAATTTATTACGTCGTGCAAAAGAGCAAGGCGATTATCTGATTGTTGCCTTGTCTACTGATGAATTCAACTGGGACGAAAAGCAAAAGAAATGTTATTTCTCATATGAAAAGAGAAAGATGCTTTTAGAAGCGATTCGTTATGTTGACTTGGTCATACCTGAAGAGAGTTGGAACCAAAAGATGACAGACATTGAAGAGTTTAAAGTTGATGTGTTTGTCATGGGCGATGATTGGAAAGGTAAATTTGATTTTGTAAAAGAAACAGGTGCTGACGTTGTTTATCTTGAACGCACACCAGAAATATCAACAACACAAATCAAAAAAGATTTGAATAAGAGATGA
- a CDS encoding hemolysin family protein translates to MNADPESQSIFINIIILIVLTLLNAFFAAAEVSVISVNRNRLESKAEEGNKTAIKLLALINDSSNFLSTIQVGITLVTILSGASLANSFARELAPVFGGAPWAKQASQVIVLILLTYISIVFGELYPKRIALNNPEAVAGFVMGPITLLGKVMRPFVWLLSSSTNLLSRITPMTFDDENERMTREEMAYLLTNEGVLDSDELEMVQGIFDLDTTMAREVMVPRTEAFMIDIHDSAEENIDKVLANNFSRIPVYDDDKDKVIGILHLKNLLKEARSKGFENLNLLNVIHEPLYVPETIFIDDLLLELKKTQNHMAILLDEYGGVSGLVTFEDLLEEIVGEIDDESDELTIDHLLKQVSDNEFLIEARMPINDFNEKFGTNISMTDVDTMAGFMITELGVIPEKDERLTIHVDHIDLTTYKAEGTRLLEILVTINEVEDEEEDKYYKSRDDD, encoded by the coding sequence ATGAACGCTGACCCCGAGAGTCAGTCTATTTTTATCAATATTATTATTTTGATTGTGTTAACATTACTAAACGCCTTTTTTGCAGCTGCGGAGGTTTCCGTTATTTCGGTAAACCGTAATAGACTGGAAAGTAAAGCAGAAGAGGGAAATAAAACGGCGATAAAATTACTGGCATTGATTAATGATTCAAGCAATTTTTTGTCTACGATTCAAGTAGGAATTACTTTAGTGACTATTTTATCAGGGGCTTCATTAGCCAATTCGTTTGCTAGAGAGTTAGCACCTGTTTTTGGTGGAGCTCCTTGGGCGAAACAAGCTTCGCAAGTCATTGTTTTAATCTTATTAACGTATATCTCAATTGTGTTTGGTGAATTATATCCTAAACGAATCGCTTTAAACAATCCTGAAGCTGTGGCAGGATTTGTAATGGGACCTATCACATTATTAGGTAAGGTAATGAGACCATTTGTATGGTTGTTGTCAAGCTCGACTAATTTATTGAGCCGTATCACCCCAATGACATTTGATGATGAAAATGAACGAATGACACGTGAAGAGATGGCCTATCTTTTGACGAATGAAGGTGTATTAGATTCTGACGAATTAGAGATGGTTCAAGGGATTTTTGATTTAGATACAACGATGGCAAGAGAAGTAATGGTACCTCGTACAGAAGCCTTTATGATAGATATCCATGATTCTGCAGAAGAAAATATTGATAAAGTATTAGCAAACAATTTCTCACGAATCCCAGTTTATGACGATGACAAAGACAAAGTCATTGGGATATTGCATCTTAAAAATTTACTAAAAGAAGCTCGTAGTAAAGGGTTTGAAAATTTAAACTTATTAAATGTGATTCATGAACCACTTTATGTTCCTGAAACCATATTTATTGATGATTTATTGTTAGAGCTGAAAAAGACTCAAAACCATATGGCAATTTTATTAGATGAGTATGGTGGAGTATCTGGCTTAGTAACATTTGAGGACTTGTTAGAAGAAATTGTTGGTGAAATAGATGATGAATCTGATGAATTAACGATTGACCATTTATTAAAACAAGTGAGTGACAATGAATTCTTAATCGAAGCTCGTATGCCAATCAATGACTTTAATGAAAAGTTTGGTACGAATATCTCTATGACGGATGTTGATACGATGGCAGGTTTTATGATTACAGAGCTTGGTGTAATTCCTGAAAAGGACGAACGTTTAACCATTCATGTTGATCATATTGATTTAACGACGTATAAAGCAGAAGGCACTCGCTTACTAGAGATATTAGTGACGATCAATGAGGTAGAAGATGAAGAAGAAGATAAATATTACAAATCACGCGATGATGATTAA
- a CDS encoding AI-2E family transporter encodes MLQKIKASKLMFWSLELLIIATLILVGTKINFIFKPIGTLFTTMFAPIIISGFLFYCVNPILQFMIKKGIKRTWAVSIIMIFLIGVVLLLIMSVIPNLIKQMTMLTKAAPDFYIAIEKTINELAHHPVMKNVDIQQYLEQWNVSFGNIIKTTISSLGNGLGSFISSIAGIVMIIFTVPFILFYMLKDGERFLPNVARFFPETHRKEMTELLIKMSQTISKYISGQMIECLFVGVATSIGYMLIGVNYAFLFGVIAGLSNMIPYIGPYIGLAPALFVTIFTDPVKAVLACIVVLIVQQIDGNIIYPNVIGKSLDIHPLTIIIILLVAGNIAGLLGMILGVPFYAVCKTIVVYVYDMVQLDKRIKKENTPVK; translated from the coding sequence ATGCTACAAAAAATTAAGGCTTCTAAATTAATGTTTTGGTCACTAGAGCTATTGATTATTGCAACATTAATTTTAGTTGGAACGAAAATCAATTTTATCTTTAAACCAATTGGAACACTATTTACAACAATGTTTGCACCGATTATTATATCCGGTTTTTTATTTTATTGTGTCAACCCAATTTTACAGTTTATGATTAAAAAAGGGATTAAACGGACATGGGCTGTGTCAATTATCATGATTTTTTTGATAGGTGTCGTGTTATTACTTATTATGTCGGTCATTCCGAATTTGATTAAACAAATGACCATGTTAACAAAAGCTGCACCAGACTTTTATATAGCAATAGAAAAAACAATCAATGAATTAGCGCACCATCCTGTTATGAAAAATGTTGATATTCAACAATATTTAGAACAGTGGAATGTGTCATTTGGAAATATTATTAAGACGACAATATCTAGTTTAGGAAATGGGTTAGGATCATTTATTTCTTCTATAGCTGGAATTGTTATGATTATCTTTACGGTGCCGTTTATTTTATTTTATATGTTAAAAGATGGGGAACGTTTTTTACCAAATGTGGCACGTTTTTTCCCAGAAACGCATCGTAAAGAAATGACAGAATTACTGATAAAAATGAGTCAAACAATTTCAAAATATATTAGTGGACAAATGATTGAGTGTCTGTTCGTTGGGGTTGCAACAAGTATTGGATACATGTTGATAGGTGTCAATTATGCCTTTTTATTTGGTGTAATAGCAGGTCTTTCAAATATGATTCCATACATTGGTCCCTATATCGGGTTAGCTCCTGCTTTATTTGTGACGATATTTACGGATCCAGTTAAAGCTGTTCTGGCATGTATTGTTGTATTAATTGTCCAACAGATAGATGGAAATATTATTTACCCAAATGTGATAGGGAAGAGTTTAGATATTCATCCATTAACTATTATTATCATTTTACTGGTTGCTGGAAATATTGCTGGACTACTTGGAATGATTTTAGGTGTGCCATTTTATGCAGTATGTAAGACGATTGTTGTTTATGTCTATGATATGGTTCAGCTTGATAAACGAATTAAAAAAGAAAATACTCCCGTTAAATAA
- a CDS encoding GNAT family N-acetyltransferase, translating into MANLIHTQDLTSKVYEDAKRIRLDVFVIEQHVPESIEIADEDQAIHCVLYDDNQQALGTVRLLPIDETTMKIQRMAVAKDARGKGIGIQLMNYAEQVATKYQANTLILGAQQHALGFYHSLGYEPFGNPYIEANIQHQNMKKTV; encoded by the coding sequence ATGGCAAACTTAATTCATACACAAGATCTTACGTCAAAAGTATATGAAGATGCTAAACGCATTAGACTAGACGTATTTGTTATAGAACAACACGTACCAGAATCGATTGAAATCGCTGATGAAGATCAAGCAATTCATTGTGTATTATATGATGACAACCAGCAGGCTTTAGGTACTGTAAGATTACTTCCTATTGATGAGACAACAATGAAAATCCAACGCATGGCAGTTGCTAAAGATGCTCGTGGAAAAGGAATTGGTATACAACTCATGAACTACGCAGAGCAAGTAGCAACAAAATACCAGGCAAACACACTCATTTTAGGAGCACAACAACACGCGTTAGGTTTCTATCACTCTTTAGGGTATGAGCCTTTTGGGAATCCCTACATCGAAGCAAATATCCAGCACCAAAACATGAAAAAAACGGTATAA
- a CDS encoding DUF402 domain-containing protein: MRVPKEGEFITIQSYKHDGSLHRTWRDTMVLKTSECSIIGMNDHTLVTESDGRRWVTREPAIVYFHTKYWFNIIAMIREKGVSYYCNLASPYVLDEEALKYIDYDLDIKVFPDGEKRLLDVDEYEDHRKLMNYPNEIDIVLKENVKILVDWINEGKGPFSDEYVDIWYKRYQQLSRK; the protein is encoded by the coding sequence ATGCGTGTTCCTAAAGAAGGAGAGTTTATCACGATCCAAAGTTACAAGCATGACGGAAGTTTACATCGAACTTGGCGCGACACAATGGTCCTAAAAACAAGTGAATGTTCGATAATTGGTATGAATGACCATACACTTGTGACAGAGTCAGATGGACGACGATGGGTGACGCGTGAACCTGCTATTGTATATTTCCATACAAAATATTGGTTCAACATAATTGCTATGATACGAGAGAAAGGAGTTTCCTACTATTGTAATCTTGCCTCACCTTATGTTTTAGATGAGGAGGCTTTAAAGTATATTGATTATGATTTGGACATAAAAGTGTTTCCTGATGGAGAAAAACGCTTGTTGGATGTTGACGAGTATGAAGATCATCGAAAACTAATGAACTATCCAAATGAAATTGATATTGTTCTTAAAGAAAATGTGAAGATTTTAGTAGACTGGATTAATGAAGGAAAAGGTCCTTTCTCTGATGAGTATGTCGATATTTGGTATAAACGGTATCAACAATTATCAAGAAAATGA
- the mutY gene encoding A/G-specific adenine glycosylase encodes MSEEVTWTQEKIESFQDDLLAWYHHEKRDLPWRESTDPYRVWVSEIMLQQTQVVTVIPYFNRFMEWFPTIEDLANAEEDKLLKAWEGLGYYSRVRNMQHAAKEMVETFDGKMPQTIEDILSLKGIGPYTGGAIGSIAFSLPEPAIDGNVMRVYSRLFCLSDDIALPKTRKVFDKYVRETMSQTEPGDFNQALMDLGATICTPTKPSCETCPIKHYCEAKKTDTASSYPVKKKKEKAKPLYYVADVIRNKTGAFLLEKRPEDGLLSNMWTFPMRDVTKEDYDRLVASYDSVEKKELQVAEQLSLYEEEKIDIKEKQLLGIVTHIFSHRKWHVLVVEDLLRDTDREMLEKQKWVYQEEFDQYVFPKPQQKMVDLLKKSMNN; translated from the coding sequence ATGAGTGAAGAAGTAACTTGGACGCAAGAGAAGATAGAGAGCTTTCAAGATGATTTGTTGGCATGGTATCATCATGAAAAACGAGATTTACCGTGGCGAGAGTCGACAGATCCATACCGAGTATGGGTGTCTGAGATTATGCTACAACAAACGCAAGTCGTAACGGTGATTCCATATTTTAATCGGTTTATGGAGTGGTTTCCCACGATAGAAGATTTGGCAAATGCTGAAGAAGATAAACTACTAAAAGCATGGGAAGGTTTGGGATATTACTCTCGTGTTCGCAACATGCAACATGCGGCAAAAGAAATGGTCGAAACGTTTGATGGGAAAATGCCACAGACGATAGAAGACATATTATCATTAAAGGGAATAGGTCCTTATACAGGTGGAGCGATTGGAAGTATTGCTTTTTCGTTGCCAGAGCCGGCAATTGATGGAAACGTGATGCGAGTATACAGTCGCTTATTTTGTTTGTCTGATGATATCGCGTTACCTAAAACACGAAAAGTTTTTGATAAGTATGTGAGAGAAACCATGTCACAAACTGAACCTGGTGATTTTAATCAGGCGTTGATGGATTTAGGTGCCACAATTTGTACACCGACTAAACCATCATGTGAGACGTGTCCAATAAAACATTATTGTGAGGCTAAAAAAACAGACACAGCATCTTCTTATCCAGTGAAGAAGAAAAAAGAAAAAGCGAAGCCACTTTACTATGTGGCAGATGTGATTAGAAATAAAACGGGTGCTTTTTTATTGGAGAAAAGACCAGAAGATGGTTTGCTTTCAAACATGTGGACATTTCCCATGCGTGACGTTACAAAAGAAGACTATGATCGTTTAGTGGCATCTTATGACTCTGTTGAAAAAAAAGAGTTACAAGTAGCAGAGCAATTGAGCTTGTATGAAGAAGAAAAAATAGACATCAAAGAAAAACAACTTTTAGGCATTGTGACACATATTTTTAGTCATAGAAAATGGCATGTGTTAGTAGTTGAGGATTTATTGAGAGACACAGATCGTGAAATGTTAGAAAAACAAAAATGGGTCTATCAAGAAGAGTTTGATCAGTATGTTTTTCCAAAACCACAGCAAAAGATGGTCGACTTACTAAAGAAAAGTATGAATAATTAG
- the recX gene encoding recombination regulator RecX, with the protein MEVIQSIKKEKTGYLLVTKSGIKIPLSEDSLVKHRLLKGSEVSEELLNQVKEEASFDIGYQKALNYLSYQLRSEKEIKDYLKKQEINNLQIKQIIDKLKDLSLLDDKIFAESYVRTAIRTTDKGPQGVKEFLMKKGMPSDFIDEALILFDDTHQLELGQKLGEKMARKYQKSSQKERINKIRQQLFIKGFKSDVISSVIDGLAFDDDEDEYDLLVKQGDKLWHRHERVETRKKHQKIKQSLYQKGFSIDDINRYIEEKEMELE; encoded by the coding sequence ATGGAAGTCATTCAAAGCATCAAAAAAGAAAAAACAGGGTACTTGTTGGTAACAAAAAGTGGGATAAAGATTCCATTGTCTGAGGATTCTCTGGTGAAGCATCGTCTACTTAAAGGTAGTGAAGTATCAGAAGAATTATTAAACCAAGTAAAAGAAGAAGCCAGTTTTGATATTGGGTATCAAAAAGCACTAAACTATTTGAGCTACCAGCTTCGTAGTGAAAAAGAGATAAAAGATTATCTTAAAAAACAAGAGATTAACAACCTTCAAATCAAACAAATTATTGATAAATTAAAAGACTTATCACTTCTTGATGATAAGATATTTGCTGAAAGTTATGTTCGTACGGCTATTCGTACGACTGATAAAGGGCCACAAGGTGTCAAAGAATTTTTGATGAAAAAAGGCATGCCAAGTGACTTCATAGATGAAGCACTTATTTTATTTGATGACACGCATCAATTAGAGTTAGGTCAAAAGCTTGGCGAAAAGATGGCAAGAAAGTATCAAAAGAGTAGCCAAAAAGAACGTATCAATAAAATTCGTCAGCAATTATTTATAAAAGGGTTTAAATCGGATGTTATCTCTAGTGTCATAGATGGATTAGCTTTTGATGATGATGAGGACGAGTATGATTTATTAGTCAAACAAGGTGATAAATTATGGCATCGACATGAAAGAGTGGAGACACGTAAGAAACATCAAAAGATAAAACAAAGTTTGTATCAAAAAGGGTTTTCTATAGATGATATTAACCGTTACATAGAAGAAAAAGAGATGGAGTTAGAGTAA
- a CDS encoding competence protein ComK, giving the protein MDINARKLLIHEDLVHGDAIKLDDLYNKFLPCCVKTGNTSLTRDVYFIHDISELGIKYKAMLLMSNHLPILTTSTTRELMSEYNQSHNRIFERVYNTIELYNGFKQKNYKQAMIDKQLIFMPLNGTVRKNTSFINPMYITNFHKIGQRQMTVNFTNFLGIDLDYGCQAFNQRVNKAVNQYMLYFFPETFDVLEQVISWKGDYLMSELTKARKKRHSIDSEKLTICRKKVDYFLVIQQFNQSLTIQEFIEEFDSYWDKI; this is encoded by the coding sequence ATGGATATCAATGCAAGAAAACTTTTAATTCACGAGGATTTAGTACATGGAGATGCGATTAAACTAGATGATTTATATAACAAGTTTTTACCTTGTTGTGTGAAGACAGGAAACACGTCGTTAACACGTGATGTCTATTTTATACATGATATATCTGAATTGGGCATAAAGTACAAAGCAATGCTATTAATGTCTAATCATCTACCTATTTTAACGACCTCCACAACACGTGAACTAATGAGTGAGTACAATCAATCTCATAATCGGATTTTTGAAAGGGTATACAACACGATCGAACTATATAATGGCTTTAAGCAAAAAAATTATAAACAAGCCATGATTGACAAGCAGTTGATCTTTATGCCGCTAAATGGCACCGTGAGAAAAAATACAAGTTTTATTAATCCAATGTATATCACCAATTTTCATAAGATTGGTCAACGACAAATGACGGTAAACTTTACTAATTTTTTAGGGATTGATCTGGATTATGGATGTCAGGCGTTTAATCAACGAGTAAACAAAGCTGTGAATCAATATATGTTATATTTTTTCCCTGAAACGTTTGACGTATTAGAGCAAGTTATTTCATGGAAAGGAGATTACTTAATGAGTGAACTAACAAAAGCAAGAAAAAAACGTCATAGTATTGATAGTGAAAAGTTAACTATATGTCGAAAGAAAGTGGACTATTTTTTAGTGATTCAGCAGTTTAATCAATCGCTTACGATTCAAGAATTTATTGAGGAGTTTGATAGTTATTGGGATAAAATTTAG
- a CDS encoding sigma-70 family RNA polymerase sigma factor, giving the protein MEETLFTTYHSLILGALKKYYITPSHPEFDDYLQHARIELLLTHRDYQKQPDNRAPFRPFVYQKICWATVDKIRKEQRRYDKDIIEDTQLDLLTEDNDISSSLATTDLYHQLAQTLTPCEKKYLADRFFDQLTMSQIADKYKVSRKTVYRWRDGVRKKYKKFEKRG; this is encoded by the coding sequence ATGGAAGAGACACTATTTACAACCTATCATTCACTTATCTTAGGCGCATTGAAAAAATACTACATTACCCCATCACACCCAGAGTTTGATGATTATTTGCAGCATGCTCGTATAGAGTTACTACTAACACATCGAGATTATCAAAAACAGCCCGATAACAGAGCTCCCTTTAGACCGTTTGTTTATCAAAAAATCTGTTGGGCGACAGTCGATAAAATCAGAAAAGAACAACGACGATATGACAAAGATATCATAGAAGATACTCAACTAGACTTACTCACTGAGGATAATGATATCTCTTCTTCTTTAGCAACGACCGATTTGTATCATCAACTTGCTCAGACGCTAACTCCTTGCGAAAAAAAGTATTTGGCTGATCGCTTTTTTGACCAACTCACTATGAGCCAAATAGCTGATAAATACAAGGTTTCTAGGAAAACAGTTTATCGCTGGCGAGATGGTGTGAGAAAAAAATATAAAAAATTTGAAAAAAGGGGGTAA
- a CDS encoding DUF1659 domain-containing protein: MEKIFDSKKSILTFKAVGDDKPRKQTLANLKESATDENILDLGDIFDSLAPKDEPLERLSIVNTHHYDM, encoded by the coding sequence ATGGAAAAAATCTTCGACAGTAAAAAATCAATCTTAACATTCAAAGCAGTAGGTGACGACAAACCACGTAAACAAACATTAGCTAACTTAAAAGAAAGTGCCACTGATGAAAACATTTTAGACTTAGGTGATATCTTCGACTCACTTGCTCCAAAAGATGAACCATTAGAAAGACTGTCAATCGTAAACACTCACCACTACGATATGTAA
- a CDS encoding DUF2922 domain-containing protein gives MKKLNLNFLNEENKKTTLVPKVASQELTKDEVKDAMMAISALGIFEANGKQLYVTPKSAHYSETIITELF, from the coding sequence ATGAAAAAATTAAACTTAAACTTTTTAAACGAGGAAAACAAAAAAACAACATTAGTACCAAAAGTAGCCAGTCAAGAACTAACAAAAGATGAAGTAAAAGATGCGATGATGGCTATCTCAGCTTTAGGAATCTTTGAAGCAAACGGCAAACAACTTTATGTGACACCAAAATCAGCACACTATAGTGAAACGATTATTACAGAGTTGTTCTAA
- a CDS encoding GH25 family lysozyme produces the protein MLKVIDLSNHQRGMSLGALKADAFIFKATEGTYFIDDTCDTFVQQAKKLNKPYGVYHFLDQNDVIKQADFFLTHIKGYIGEAILVLDYEEYGKQGAQKAKEFLDYVYKQTGVKPLIYMNESDANSDDWLDVVAGDYGLWVAKYSHNTPVVKQWPSYAMWQYTSTPVDISHFYGDKLAWQQYAAPKKTITQQKDAYHTTGTRFEALRTLVIQADESFKKASGMHFSKSTVFDIEQICHTKTTTHACILYNHRKVFVTLHKDYVRKID, from the coding sequence ATGCTAAAAGTTATTGACTTATCAAACCACCAACGAGGAATGTCACTTGGTGCACTAAAAGCAGATGCCTTTATCTTCAAAGCAACAGAAGGCACTTATTTTATTGATGATACATGTGACACCTTTGTCCAACAAGCCAAAAAATTAAACAAGCCTTATGGTGTGTATCATTTTTTAGATCAAAATGATGTCATCAAACAAGCTGACTTTTTCTTAACGCATATCAAAGGCTATATAGGTGAAGCTATCTTAGTTCTTGATTATGAAGAGTATGGCAAACAAGGGGCACAAAAAGCCAAAGAATTTTTAGATTATGTCTACAAACAAACTGGCGTAAAACCTCTCATCTATATGAATGAAAGTGATGCCAACTCTGATGATTGGTTGGATGTGGTAGCGGGTGATTATGGTTTATGGGTCGCCAAATACTCTCACAACACACCTGTCGTTAAACAATGGCCAAGCTATGCTATGTGGCAATATACTAGTACACCTGTTGATATAAGTCATTTTTACGGAGATAAACTTGCTTGGCAACAATATGCTGCACCAAAAAAGACCATCACCCAACAAAAGGACGCTTATCACACAACAGGAACTCGATTTGAAGCATTAAGAACACTCGTCATTCAAGCAGATGAATCATTTAAAAAAGCATCTGGCATGCACTTTTCCAAAAGTACTGTCTTTGATATTGAGCAAATTTGCCACACCAAAACAACAACGCATGCTTGTATACTCTATAATCATCGCAAGGTATTTGTTACACTTCACAAGGATTATGTTAGAAAGATAGATTAG